One genomic window of Oncorhynchus clarkii lewisi isolate Uvic-CL-2024 chromosome 5, UVic_Ocla_1.0, whole genome shotgun sequence includes the following:
- the LOC139408744 gene encoding uncharacterized protein isoform X1, translating to MGQKLNKVSEKEGVSTNASNGGQQSEPGEQGCGSGGTGSYGKTEGLSVSSSLAVEQGGDELTANPALTDTLSEGPMSTSLGEEQSPLTAGGGNEGGDREGRAVTYDIEKPESVLNSERSTQHSEPKSQNKAAGSKKRVKTMEGQVRSKSLAGGWHSDSDTEDTTDMSNTEDLVISEATEEDFVLLEKDESWLSSDVRSAISKIRDKEKPLSVNRIVKEDTTSVAVVDKPQDPTTSPTDPKRSVSSAVDDQRLSEDRLQRSSGKKHQESSKKTSQKASSLGDETSKTQSLQQVTRDEVTSSTVNTYFVLSGNGSSGCNAHTRCSHTECSERADPHLAEPAGIVCRPKKAERTEAVKAMTENEAGKTVTCELKTGIQGKKPALLSIESTHANSKPNDIYNKSPEEKDCTHEDLVLWNIEEELDEKTEAVTTLNTKTKPAKRSETTDPVKSGSQTEKERKATATDEDPQVKDMQRREVKRDCVTDHRIEACESNRCEPEVLRASSACFPGHLDTPNPPQPPPRPKAKGTDKSGKSIQQFDNVESHCGNVSLQQQTETSTGKANEVSPSTDTCISITKYQHLAAEQSQSKTEAVLHDAKEELAGSCSSVKVEKEPVLQNAVISPSPIQILSVTENAKTSLSDKTVNLTTGRGTNILSAASMSKKQVKVNVLSCSVPKMPQLITASSSCSLEQCNVIPLPSLPVPTLEDSDGQRQVVSIQMESQPVCYIAVITPPPIIHILPEREMESTLPTQQNNSMDFTQTEDKATSGASIDPYFAGERLKPKGPPPPVPKKPQNPFVKIPAAKTCCLDEQKICDDDYHKEEEKKKKKKRRHSHQVNKENACATAPQDMCVLWDNTGAAYTVPSNMYTPDNFDFSQQQRTPTREEKYRNIIDFDAWAQMVKRAAEEEEPKQLDMLDGQPFLEKQAKFKGPPPPVPKKPQKPFVLLETVAISEDITCPSDDEEIRELEQALCKRMKCDDDDDPEPPADTVSTDVRWKNFDHSDRIDIHSGLVEQRYRDTVSEHETETYRPVSELIKETNRMHQRIRHADWTKPLAAKSMIRHADRAKPLTAMSIAGAVGQGQSLKVSQMKKAFDVTKKPAEKPPELKKDMFRRVVRASKFRHVFGQAVKNDQCYDDIRVSRVTWDSSFCAVNPKFVAIIIEASGGGAFLVLPLLKTGRIDKAYPTVCGHTGPVLDIDWCPHNDHVIASGSEDCTVMVWQIPENGLVTPLAEPVVVLEGHSKRVGIVTWHPTARNVLMSAGCDNLIIIWNVGTGEAMIQLEDMHPDVIFSACWSRNGALICTACKDKKIRVIDPRKEKIVAEKDKAHDGARPMRAIFLADGNIFTTGFSRMSERQLALWNPKSMEEPISVHELDTSNGVLLPFYDADTNVVYLCGKGDSSIRYFEITDEAPFVHYLNTFSSKEPQRGMGYMPKRGLDVNKCEIARFYKLHERKCEPIIMTVPRKSDLFQDDLYPDTAGPDCAIEAEDWFDGKNGEPILISLKNGYVPGKNRDLKVVKKSNVLEGKLAKKAENTSPAQSKASPHPCTQNEGKLEELLREVKSLRNLVTLQDRRIAKLEDQISKVAI from the exons ATGGGTCAGAAACTGAACAAAGTGTCGGAAAAGGAGGGAGTTTCAACAAATGCCTCCAATGGAGGACAGCAGTCGGAGCCCGGTGAACAGGGCTGTGGTAGCGGTGGGACTGGGAGCTATGGGAAAACCGAGGGACTGAGTGTCAGCAGCAGCCTGGCCGTTGAGCAGGGAGGCGATGAGCTCACTGCCAACCCGGCCTTGACAGACACCCTCAGTGAGGGGCCAATGAGCACCTCTCTAGGTGAGGAACAGAGCCCCTTGACCGCGGggggagggaacgagggaggggacagagaagGCAGGGCTGTCACATATGATATAGAGAAGCCAGAAAGTGTCCTGAACTCTGAGAGGAGCACACAGCACTCAGAGCCCAAATCACAGAATAAAGCTGCGGGTAGTAAGAAAAGGGTAAAAACAATGGAAGGACAAGTGAGGAGTAAATCCCTGGCTGGCGGTTGGCACAGCGACTCAGATACAGAGGATACGACAGATATGTCTAACACAGAGGACTTGGTGATCTCAGAGGCTACCGAGGAGGACTTCGTACTTCTGGAGAAGGATGAATCGTGGTTATCGTCTGATGTGAGGAGCGCGATCTCTAAAATCAGGGACAAAGAGAAGCCACTCTCTGTAAATAGAATAGTGAAGGAGGATACGACTTCTGTCGCTGTTGTGGATAAACCTCAAGACCCTACAACGTCGCCTACTGATCCAAAGAGGAGCGTTTCTTCTGCTGTGGATGATCAGAGGCTCAGTGAAGACAGACTTCAGAGGTCTTCAGGAAAAAAACACCAGGAATCCAGTAAGAAGACCTCACAAAAAGCCTCATCTTTGGGTGATGAAACAAGCAAAACACAGAGTTTGCAACAAGTAACACGGGATGAGGTTACGAGCAGCACTGTAAACACTTATTTTGTTCTTTCCGGTAATGGTAGCAGTGGTTGCAATGCACATACCCGATGTTCACACACAGAATGTTCAGAAAGAGCGGATCCACATTTGGCTGAACCTGCAGGCATCGTGTGTCGCCCGAAGAAGGCTGAAAGAACTGAAGCTGTCAAAGCTATGACAGAGAATGAGGCAGGAAAGACTGTGACTTGTGAGCTCAAAACGGGCATTCAAGGCAAGAAACCAGCTCTCTTGAGTATTGAATCAACCCATGCCAATTCCAAGCCAAATGATATATATAATAAATCCCCTGAAGAAAAAGACTGCACTCATGAGGATTTGGTCCTTTGGAATATAGAGGAAGAACTTGATGAGAAAACAGAAGCAGTAACCACGCTCAACACAAAAACGAAGCCGGCCAAACGCTCAGAGACGACAGATCCTGTTAAGAGTGGTTCACAAACTGAAAAAGAGAGGAAGGCCACAGCCACAGATGAGGATCCACAGGTGAAAGACATGCagaggagggaggtaaagagagactGTGTCACAGACCACAGGATTGAGGCTTGTGAGTCAAATCGGTGCGAACCTGAAGTACTCAGGGCATCTTCCGCATGTTTCCCAGGACATCTTGACACACCAAATCCTCCTCAGCCTCCACCAAGGCCTAAGGCCAAAGGTACAGACAAAAGTGGGAAATCCATTCAACAGTTTGATAATGTAGAGAGCCATTGTGGTAATGTCTCCTTACAACAGCAAACTGAAACTTCTACTGGAAAAGCAAATGAAGTATCCCCATCCACGGATACATGCATCTCCAtcaccaaatatcaacatttagcTGCTGAACAGTCTCAGAGTAAGACTGAGGCTGTTTTACATGATGCTAAGGAAGAACTTGCTGGTAGTTGTTCTTCTGTGAAGGTAGAGAAAGAGCCAGTACTTCAGAATGCAgtcatatctccctcaccaatTCAGATTCTGAGTGTTACTGAGAATGCCAAAACATCCCTTTCTGATAAGACTGTTAATTTAACGACTGGTAGAGGAACAAACATCCTATCAGCTGCCTCTATGTCTAAAAAACAGGTCAAAGTTAATGTCCTCTCCTGCTCTGTCCCCAAGATGCCACAACTCATAACTGCCTCGTCCTCATGCTCATTAGAACAATGCAATGTGATTCCCTTACCTTCTCTGCCTGTGCCAACTTTAGAGGACAGTGATGGGCAGAGGCAGGTTGTTAGCATACAGATGGAGAGCCAGCCTGTCTGTTACATTGCTGTCATCACCCCACCACCCATCATTCACATTCTGCctgagagggaaatggagagcaCATTGccaacacaacaaaacaacagtatGGATTTCACCCAGACAGAGGACAAAGCGACCTCAGGTGCCTCTATAGATCCTTATTTTGCAGGGGAGAGGCTTAAACCAAAGGGGCCTCCTCCACCTGTCCCCAAAAAGCCCCAAAATCCTTTCGTTAAGATTCCAGCTGCAAAAACCTGCTGCTTGGATGAGCAGAAGATATGTGATGATGATTAccacaaggaggaggagaagaagaagaagaagaagaggagacatTCACATCAAGTCAACAAAGAAAATGCTTGTGCCACAGCTCCTCAGGACATGTGTGTGTTATGGGACAACACAGGTGCTGCTTATACTGTACCATCCAACATGTACACGCCAGATAATTTTGATTTTTCACAACAACAAAGGACACCAACTAGAGAGGAAAAGTATAGAAATATCATAGATTTTGATGCTTGGGCACAAATGGTCAAACGTGCTGCAGAAGAGGAAGAACCAAAACAACTTGACATGTTGGATGGACAACCTTTTTTGGAAAAGCAGGCTAAATTCAAAGGTCCACCGCCTCCTGTACCAAAAAAGCCCCAAAAGCCATTTGTTCTATTAGAAACGGTTGCAATCTCAGAAGACATAACTTGTCCTTCAGATGACGAGGAGATACGAGAACTAGAGCAGGCCTTGTGTAAGAGAATgaaatgtgatgatgatgatgaccctGAACCCCCTGCTGACACTGTCAGCACAGATGTCCGTTGGAAGAACTTTGACCACAGTGACCGTATAGATATCCATAGTGGTCTTGTTGAGCAGCGTTATCGTGATACTGTGTCTGAGCATGAAACTGAGACATACAGGCCTGTGTCTGAGCTCATAAAGGAGACTAACCGGATGCACCAGAGAATCAGGCATGCAGACTGGACAAAACCCCTTGCAGCCAAGTCCATGATCAGACATGCAGACCGGGCAAAACCGCTCACGGCCATGTCCATTGCCGGGGCTGTGGGCCAGGGCCAGAGCCTGAAAGTATCACAGATGAAGAAGGCCTTTGATGTCACTAAGAAGCCTGCTGAAAAACCACCTGAACTCAAAAAAG ATATGTTCAGGCGAGTGGTGCGAGCGAGTAAGTTCCGTCATGTCTTTGGCCAGGCAGTGAAGAACGACCAGTGCTATGACGACATCCGCGTCTCCCGGGTCACATGGGACAGCTCCTTCTGTGCCGTCAACCCCAAATTTGTCGCCATCATCATCGAGGCCAGTGGGGGCGGAGCCTTCCTCGTCCTCCCTCTGCTTAAG aCGGGTCGCATAGACAAGGCCTACCCAACAGTATGTGGTCATACGGGACCTGTCCTGGACATCGACTGGTGCCCTCACAATGACCATGTCATCGCCAGCGGCTCTGAGGACTGCACGGTCATG GTGTGGCAGATCCCAGAGAATGGGCTGGTCACCCCGCTGGCTGAGCctgtggtggtgttggagggacACTCCAAGAGGGTGGGCATCGTCACCTGGCACCCCACGGCCCGGAACGTCCTCATGAGTGCAG GCTGTGACAACCTGATCATCATCTGGAACGTGGGGACGGGCGAGGCCATGATCCAGCTGGAGGACATGCACCCTGACGTCATCTTCAGCGCCTGCTGGAGCCGCAACGGAGCCCTCATCTGCACCGCCTGCAAGGACAAGAAGATCCGCGTAATCGATCCCCGCAAGGAGAAGATTGTGGCG GAGAAGGACAAGGCCCACGATGGAGCACGGCCTATGAGAGCCATCTTCCTGGCTGACGGAAACATCTTCACCACCGGCTTCAGCCGCATGAGCGAGCGGCAGCTAGCCCTCTGGAACCCT AAAAGCATGGAGGAACCAATATCAGTCCATGAACTGGACACCAGTAATGGAGTGTTGCTGCCTTTTTACGACGCAGACACCAACGTGGTGTACCTGTGTGGGAAG GGTGACAGTAGCATCCGGTACTTTGAGATCACAGACGAGGCTCCGTTCGTGCACTACCTCAACACCTTTTCCAGCAAGGAGCCCCAGAGGGGTATGGGGTACATGCCCAAACGTGGACTGGACGTCAATAAGTGCGAGATTGCCAG GTTTTATAAACTACATGAGAGAAAGTGTGAACCAATCATCATGACAGTCCCCCGAAAG TCGGACCTGTTCCAGGATGACCTTTACCCGGACACAGCGGGACCAGACTGTGCCATCGAGGCAGAGGACTGGTTTGATGGGAAGAACGGTGAGCCTATCCTGATCTCCCTGAAAAACGGCTATGTCCCCGGAAAGAACCGTGACCTCAAGGTGGTCAAGAAGTCcaatgtcctggagggcaagctAGCCAAGAAAGCAGAGAACACCTCACCTGCCCAGAGCAAGGCCTCTCCACATCCCTGTACA CAAAATGAAGGGAAACTGGAGGAGCTACTGCGAGAAGTCAAGTCGCTCAGAAACCTTGTCACCCTACAGGACCGCCGAATTGCCAAACTGGAGGACCAGATCTCCAAGGTTGCCATCTAA
- the LOC139408744 gene encoding coronin-1C-A-like isoform X2 — protein sequence MFRRVVRASKFRHVFGQAVKNDQCYDDIRVSRVTWDSSFCAVNPKFVAIIIEASGGGAFLVLPLLKTGRIDKAYPTVCGHTGPVLDIDWCPHNDHVIASGSEDCTVMVWQIPENGLVTPLAEPVVVLEGHSKRVGIVTWHPTARNVLMSAGCDNLIIIWNVGTGEAMIQLEDMHPDVIFSACWSRNGALICTACKDKKIRVIDPRKEKIVAEKDKAHDGARPMRAIFLADGNIFTTGFSRMSERQLALWNPKSMEEPISVHELDTSNGVLLPFYDADTNVVYLCGKGDSSIRYFEITDEAPFVHYLNTFSSKEPQRGMGYMPKRGLDVNKCEIARFYKLHERKCEPIIMTVPRKSDLFQDDLYPDTAGPDCAIEAEDWFDGKNGEPILISLKNGYVPGKNRDLKVVKKSNVLEGKLAKKAENTSPAQSKASPHPCTQNEGKLEELLREVKSLRNLVTLQDRRIAKLEDQISKVAI from the exons ATGTTCAGGCGAGTGGTGCGAGCGAGTAAGTTCCGTCATGTCTTTGGCCAGGCAGTGAAGAACGACCAGTGCTATGACGACATCCGCGTCTCCCGGGTCACATGGGACAGCTCCTTCTGTGCCGTCAACCCCAAATTTGTCGCCATCATCATCGAGGCCAGTGGGGGCGGAGCCTTCCTCGTCCTCCCTCTGCTTAAG aCGGGTCGCATAGACAAGGCCTACCCAACAGTATGTGGTCATACGGGACCTGTCCTGGACATCGACTGGTGCCCTCACAATGACCATGTCATCGCCAGCGGCTCTGAGGACTGCACGGTCATG GTGTGGCAGATCCCAGAGAATGGGCTGGTCACCCCGCTGGCTGAGCctgtggtggtgttggagggacACTCCAAGAGGGTGGGCATCGTCACCTGGCACCCCACGGCCCGGAACGTCCTCATGAGTGCAG GCTGTGACAACCTGATCATCATCTGGAACGTGGGGACGGGCGAGGCCATGATCCAGCTGGAGGACATGCACCCTGACGTCATCTTCAGCGCCTGCTGGAGCCGCAACGGAGCCCTCATCTGCACCGCCTGCAAGGACAAGAAGATCCGCGTAATCGATCCCCGCAAGGAGAAGATTGTGGCG GAGAAGGACAAGGCCCACGATGGAGCACGGCCTATGAGAGCCATCTTCCTGGCTGACGGAAACATCTTCACCACCGGCTTCAGCCGCATGAGCGAGCGGCAGCTAGCCCTCTGGAACCCT AAAAGCATGGAGGAACCAATATCAGTCCATGAACTGGACACCAGTAATGGAGTGTTGCTGCCTTTTTACGACGCAGACACCAACGTGGTGTACCTGTGTGGGAAG GGTGACAGTAGCATCCGGTACTTTGAGATCACAGACGAGGCTCCGTTCGTGCACTACCTCAACACCTTTTCCAGCAAGGAGCCCCAGAGGGGTATGGGGTACATGCCCAAACGTGGACTGGACGTCAATAAGTGCGAGATTGCCAG GTTTTATAAACTACATGAGAGAAAGTGTGAACCAATCATCATGACAGTCCCCCGAAAG TCGGACCTGTTCCAGGATGACCTTTACCCGGACACAGCGGGACCAGACTGTGCCATCGAGGCAGAGGACTGGTTTGATGGGAAGAACGGTGAGCCTATCCTGATCTCCCTGAAAAACGGCTATGTCCCCGGAAAGAACCGTGACCTCAAGGTGGTCAAGAAGTCcaatgtcctggagggcaagctAGCCAAGAAAGCAGAGAACACCTCACCTGCCCAGAGCAAGGCCTCTCCACATCCCTGTACA CAAAATGAAGGGAAACTGGAGGAGCTACTGCGAGAAGTCAAGTCGCTCAGAAACCTTGTCACCCTACAGGACCGCCGAATTGCCAAACTGGAGGACCAGATCTCCAAGGTTGCCATCTAA